A genomic region of Scomber japonicus isolate fScoJap1 chromosome 5, fScoJap1.pri, whole genome shotgun sequence contains the following coding sequences:
- the mtss1la gene encoding MTSS I-BAR domain containing 2a, with product MESVEKECGALGGLFQAIVNDMKSSYPVWEDFSAKATKLHSQLRTTILAAVAFLDAFQKVADMATNSRGATRDIGSALTRMCMRHRSIETKLRHFTNVLMEGLVTPLQDRIEEWKKTANQLDKDHAKEYKRSRQEIKRKSLDTIKLQKKARKGRGNLRPQLDSAMQDVSDLYLLMEETEKQAVRRALLEERGRYCSFINLLQPVVNVEIAMLGEVTHLQAIVDDLTVLTEDPHKLPPASEQVIRDLKGSDYSWSYQTPPSSPSSTGSRKSSMCSLLQMPSAGAHRLSSVSSHDSGFVSQDANTHSKPPSPMPSDITSQKSTSSASSEASETCQSVSECNSPTADWAKSSSCEPSLASTLQRRRESVDKMRELEAPPSPLGYSGMQPDDPHRGRIGPGIIGAKHGEPLSPAASTLAMVLTRGLSMEQQKSSRDSLQYSSGYSTQTNTPSCSEDTIPSQGSDYECYSLNGDADSEGQADFDKSSTIPRHSNIAQSYRRMIQTKRPASTAGLPAGKTQNGAGGSSSGAITSGTATIRRTPSSKTGVRRTPSTSGPIPIRPPIVPVKTPTVPDSPGYASPSQYRVGSEEFLYGDDPSASDYMRASPKRMSLPDTAWGCGEGVADRTIYAQQAPGMAAHSAEEDPLLAANRHSLVEKIGELAASAHALGEGQFPFPSSLPGDTAQYVPQELSSATQEGVDMLVSIRRGVRLRKTLTDDRSAPRILR from the exons GTGCCACCAGGGACATCGGCTCAGCTCTGACAAGGATGTGTATGCGTCACCGCAGCATTGAGACAAAATTACGCCACTTCACCAA TGTTCTCATGGAAGGCTTGGTAACGCCACTCCAAGACAGGATAGAGGAATGGAAGAAGACAGCTAATCAGCTGGACAAAGACCATGCCAAAG AATACAAGCGGTCTCGCCAGGAGATCAAAAGGAAGTCGTTAGATACCATAAAGCTTcagaaaaaagcaagaaaag GCCGGGGGAACCTGCGCCCCCAGCTGGACAGTGCCATGCAAGATGTCAGCGATTTGTACTTGCTGatggaggagacagagaaacaggcaGTACGCAGAGCCCTCTTGGAAGAGAGGGGACGTTATTGTTCATTCATCAACTTGCTGCAGCCAGTGGTG AATGTAGAGATCGCCATGCTGGGAGAGGTAACACATTTACAGGCCATTGTTGATGACCTCACTGTGCTGACTGAAGACCCTCACAAACTTCCACCAGCCAGTGAGCAG GTGATTCGGGACTTGAAAGGCTCTGATTACAGCTGGTCCTACCAGACACCTCCCTCTTCCCCCAGCAGCACTGGCTCCAGGAAGAGCAGCATGTGCAG CCTTCTTCAGATGCCCTCTGCAGGAGCCCATCGGCTCAGCAGCGTCTCCTCCCACGACTCTGGCTTTGTCTCCCAGGACGCCAACACTCACTCTAAGCCTCCATCGCCCATGCCCTCTGACATCACCAGCCAG AAATCAACAAGCTCAGCCTCCTCTGAGGCTTCAGAAACCTGCCAGTCTGTCAGCGAGTGCAACTCTCCCACAGCG GACTGGGCCAAATCAAGTTCCTGTGAGCCGTCGTTGGCGAGCACTCTGCAGCGTAGGAGGGAGTCTGTGGATAAGATGAGAGAACTGGAAGCTCCACCCAGTCCACTTGGGTATTCTGGGATGCAGCCAGATGATCCACACCGAGGAAGAATTGGCCCAGGAATCATTGGAGCCAAG CATGGCGAGCCACTCTCTCCAGCAGCCAGCACTCTGGCTATGGTTCTGACCAGAGGCCTCAGTATGGAGCAgcagaagagcagcagagactCCCTGCAGTACTCCAGCGGCTACAGCACCCAGACCAACACACCCTCCTGCTCTGAGGACACCATACCCTCACAAG GTTCTGATTATGAGTGCTACTCTCTCAATGGGGATGCTGACAGTGAAGGGCAGGCAGACTTTGATAAGTCCTCCACCATTCCACGCCACAGTAACATTGCTCAGAGCTACCGGCGCATGATCCAAACCAAGAGGCCTGCCAGCACAGCAGGCCTGCCAGCAGGTAAAACTCAGAACGGTGCCGGGGGAAGCAGCTCGGGAGCAATTACCTCGGGGACGGCCACCATTCGCCGAACACCATCCTCTAAAACTGGGGTGAGACGCACGCCATCGACATCTGGCCCCATCCCCATTCGCCCTCCCATTGTGCCAGTTAAAACCCCCACAGTGCCGGACTCTCCAGGGTACGCCAGCCCGTCCCAGTATCGTGTGGGCAGCGAGGAGTTTCTGTATGGTGATGACCCATCTGCTAGTGACTACATGAGGGCTTCTCCAAAGCGAATGAGTCTCCCTGACACAGCTTGGGGCTGTGGAGAAGGAGTGGCTGACAGGACTATTTATGCCCAGCAGGCCCCCGGCATGGCCGCCCACAGTGCGGAGGAGGACCCGCTGCTGGCTGCCAACCGCCACAGCTTGGTGGAGAAGATAGGAGAGCTGGCAGCCAGTGCTCATGCCCTCGGCGAGGGTCAGTTCCCCTTCCCCAGCTCGCTACCAGGGGATACAGCTCAATACGTGCCCCAGGAGCTGTCTTCTGCGACCCAGGAGGGAGTGGATATGCTGGTGTCTATACGCCGGGGGGTGAGGCTCCGCAAGACACTGACTGACGACAGGTCGGCTCCCAGGATCCTGCGGTAG